One genomic region from Anthonomus grandis grandis chromosome 1, icAntGran1.3, whole genome shotgun sequence encodes:
- the LOC126737797 gene encoding uncharacterized protein LOC126737797 yields the protein MSNSSDEDIPLSAIIKKRSEKLKFKLLEELQPDKSKEKPAEENINKKLPRGQGKSSTCDKIIDTECVMSHSFYDDTSLGVIQKSSEKQRKSEEDLVLGQVNRNSVVETINELSSRDEKQLNADDNEDFGEDCYDSDADPPYKATCEVRRCKVEVFSSCERCLILLCWDHFIDNPDCSRHDKSYRENKAKRISNSNTNLQPEHHTVEGTEKEEVQNKKNRVNKQKLAKHLRNSGKEYLTVKGLKVISARVIKPRCGGESCQKLGRRCSTIDESQRLQIFAAYYELADVNRQREFIVRHTEKIDTKQKTTKTEQSRRQNSVRYFFL from the exons ATGTCTAATTCATCTGATGAAGATATTCCTTTAAgtgcaataattaaaaaacgttcAG AAAAACTAAAGTTTAAGTTACTAGAAGAATTACAGCCtgataaaagtaaagaaaaacctgccgaagaaaatataaataaaaaattgccaaGAGGCCAAGGAAAATCGAGCACCTgtgataaaataatagatacAGAGTGTGTAATGTCACATTCATTTTATGACGATACTTCTTTGGGTGTAATTCAAAAAAGTTCAG aaaaacaacgGAAGTCCGAAGAAGACTTGGTCCTGGGACAGGTTAATAGAAACTCTGTTGTAGAAACTATAAACGAATTATCTTCAAGAGACGAAAAACAATTGAACGCTGATGATAACGAGGATTTTGGGGAAGATTGCTATGATTCTGACGCTGATCCTCCATACAAAGCTACGTGTGAAGTAAGAAGGTGTAAAGTTGAAGTATTTAGTTCATGCGAGCGTTGCCTTATTTTGCTATGCTGGGACCATTTTATCGACAATCCAGATTGCAGTAGACACGATAAAAGTTATAGAGAAAACAAAGCTAAAAGAATATCTAATTCGAATACAAATCTACAACCAGAACATCACACTGTAGAAGGGACAGAAAAAGAAGaggtacaaaataaaaaaaatcgtgttaataaacaaaaactggCCAAACATCTACGAAATTCAGGTAAAGAATACTTAACAGTCAAAGGGTTAAAAGTGATTTCAGCTAGGGTTATTAAGCCGAGATGCGGAGGTGAAAGTTGCCAAAAATTAGGTCGGCGTTGCTCTACAATCGATGAATCTCAGCGTTTGCAAATTTTTGCTGCATACTATGAGCTCGCAGATGTTAATCGTCAACGTGAATTTATAGTGCGTCATACGGAAAAAATCGatactaaacaaaaaacaacaaaaacggAACAATCACGCAGACAAAACAgtgtaagatatttttttctataa